Within the Gossypium raimondii isolate GPD5lz chromosome 12, ASM2569854v1, whole genome shotgun sequence genome, the region aaaaaatatatcatattataattattattcataataaataggaatATTAAGTTTCAAATAtttcctttcaaaaaaaaaagtttcaaatatttgttatattaatttatattacttATGCGATTATTATATTTGGATATGCTAATCCAcgatttaaatttgtttttgcaAATAATGGATTAgaatgtttataaatataaaaaattgtaaaataaacgGAATTCGGgcattaaaaattcatttattcatcaataatattattcaatttaaatttggatccaaataataatacttaaatttaaaagaataataataaattaatttagtagtaaaaaaaaaaaaacttttaaaccATCTACGCAATGTAAGAGCGGATGGAAGTAGGGATTGACTTAATATAGTTGCAGCTGAGAAGGATCCAGGCTAAGGCTGATGTGGATATTTTAAAGAATAACCCAGTTATGAAATCAATACCGTGAAGTGAAGTTGggtaaattatgaaaaaagagGAGCTGCTGGCTGAAAGTGAATCCCAGCCTATTATTTATAGCACTTTCCACTATCATTCACATCACTTGGTAATTCTCTGTAACCAAATTTGTCCTCTGGGAGAACTTTGGAGGAGCTCCACCTCTCAGGGGAATAATGTTCACTACCTGCACCAATCATATTCTCCCTATTAACACCTCAATCTGGATATTAATTAGAATGCTTAACACAGCAATTTAGCTCATCAAACCTTCAGGTCACTGTATGTACTAGTGGCTGTAAACCGGACAGAGATGGGGAAGAACACTGATGAGTCTGCTGGAGGCACAACAAACTCCATTGACCCACTGCCAATAGTTCAGAACAAACTTCTTCTTATAAACCAATACCATATTTAAaaatctccaacacaccaaatttagTAGTGTTAAAAGATTGGACTGACCTGCGGTTAGAGTTATCAATGAGAACTATTGACCATTCTAAGATGGAATTCCTGGAGTCAAACCTACAACACAACcaagtaaacattaaaaaaaaagagaaactgTTTCGAACTTTTAACATCGTATATTAACaacattatgttttcttataataaatatatccaCAAATTTGTTAGAAACATCTTATGTAGATATATCCATAATCTCAGAGGTTAAAACATCACAAATTTGCTTCCATCTAAAGTaacattttcaaatgatttctaTTTACCTCCATTCACCATCAATCTGCCTGATACTTGGTGCCTCCCGAAGTGCTGGAAGAGGGATAGAAATCACAACATTTTGCAGATCAAACATGGCTGAAGCTTCATATTCAATGCTCACATAAGTTTCATTTCCAGAAACTGAAGGCCAACAGTTGACTACAACGCacagaaaaaaaatcaaatcaaccaTCAGAGCAAACAGCAGCGATTACATACCAACAATAAGCATCAGTAGATATGAAGCCCACTGGATAATGGCACCATTGACTCATCTGCACTTTGCATTCTCCATTTTAAAAGACCAACACCAGCTGCATCCCCAGCTGGACCAGTGGGGAAAGGCCTGTTAGGGTCCTTCAATCCCAAAATGTTCTCGTTGGAAAACAATTCCTTATTCATGTTAGGATGCGTCTTGAACAGAATGCCATGATTTCCCCCAGTTTCAATCTGAAAATAAAGTATGAAAACTggttaattcaatttgaaaagaTATTGTGACAAAGAATCAATCTGAAAATAAAGCATGAAAGAAAAACGGTATATTCTATGCTGGAAATGAATTAAGAGGAAGGTATATTGAACTTTAAGGACAACATGATTACTTGATGTGATTGACTGAAATATGGGGAGGATAAACACAATTCCAAAGGATTACCTGAACTTGGATAAGACCATCTTCCTGATTAAGAATTTGAAGTGACAAAGTCCCTTGAACATCAAAGTTGCTCATTCCACCATCTCTTTTCAGTGTGACATTAAGTTTCTCCTCAGCGGTCAATGTAATGGGATCAGTAAGTACAGCTGTGGCTGCTTTGGCCTGGCCTGCCTTTGGCTTCGCATCTTCAACTATCAGCTCACCTTCTGCTTTCAGGGATTCCAGGAACTGGTTTGTTTTTTGTGATTTACCAAGCTGCATGCCAGAACCTTTAGGAGGAGCAGTTGCAGATGAAGGTTGGCGGCCTAATAATGTGAACGTGTTGTCAGAAAATGTTTTCAAACACATTAGATATGAAACGTGTCtgagaaacaaataaaaatccaaGGCATGTGGTGCCATACTAATATCACTAACCTTTAGACTTGGTCGGGAAGGAATCAACCTCATTGATTAATCCACCAAATCCAGAACCACTTCCAAAGCCACTTCCGCTGCTAGGAATGCTAATTTCACTTAAGCTAGTTTCAATTCTTCCAGAGCCCATTGACATGAACCCTCCCTTGTCACCTCTATTCTTATCAATCTGCACAATCCGCAGCAAGAATCAATAGTGTATAACAGAAGAGATTGATTAGTATAAGGGCCAAGAACATTTAAAAACACACCTTGCTCTTCTCTATCTCACTAGCTTTACGCTTCATGACATCCTTGGTTTCATTAATCTTGCTCTGCAATACCAGCTTGTGCAACTTCTCTTCATGACTCTCCATTTCACAGTATTGCTTAACCTGTGCAACAGTCACATTTTCCTTGTGCCCAAGACAGATGACTTCATCAAAAGCAAAGATCAGTTCGAAAGCAGTCTTGCCAATACCCTCCTCATCTAGAGAGACGGAATACTCAGGTACCTAGAGAAATATAAGGAATCAAGTAAATGCTCTCCGTTCGACATAGCTGAGACTAGGACATCACAAAggctaaaatttaaaagtgcGTCAAGTAACGGCACAACTTCATGAGATACAGATGTAATAAGGAATGAGAAGCTAAAGACATACAGGTAAGACGACTACATTAACAAGTCAACTTGCAACTACTCAAGGTAGATCAAAGAAATAAACAGAATCAAGCACCTTATCttacataatttattatgttcAAAGCTTTAAATAGGATAGAAAAGAAATTGTCGAGAAGGTAAAGCATACCAGCTTAGAAAGCAGCCTTAAAGTCTCCAAATCTTCAAGAATGTTGCTCTGTTTGTTTGTTACAAGTACCAAATAAAGAGCTTCTATTGGTTGATAGACATACCGCACATTCTCAGTCTCAAAGTATGTGTGTTGCTTTCCAGTGCCCAACAACTTGGGAAATGCTGCAAGAAGGCCTTCAATTCTTATGCGAGTCATTTCCACGAACTGCCTGGAGACGAGCACTGAAATAAGAACCAAAAGAATGTGAGTGACGCCCCCAAGTTTCGCActtcaactatttaattatCACGACACAAGGAAAACCACTAGAACGATCAAGCATGAAACTCACCTTTTCCAGACTTGCTTAAAATAGAAGCAGCAAGTACAACCTAATTGACAAAAATTAAAGGTCAAATCAGGagcaaaacaaaatatgaaagatgaaatgaaatggtgGAGAAAACTTGAATAAGCCACAGAAGAGAGGTTTCAATAACAATGACGATGGAAGTACAGATCCAGTTATTAGATGGCAATGAAGCAAAATAGAAGGATCATGTCAAAGTAGAAAACATAAGATGAACGTTCAGTGTTCATCTTCAATTACTCCAGAACCATTACACGGTTCCTTTGATTGACAATTCACAGAAGATGTATGATAAGGAATTCTTCAGTTATGCAGGGTTAATGGAAGAGTTGAGAATTGGGTACGTAAGCAGGAAGGGCAAGCATTGAGTTTCATTAAACAGCACTTTGCATGAAATGCTCCTATATATCATATATCGATGGAGATAAAGGAAATGGCATTTGTTTAAAAACATGGGAAAGACAACTGCGCAGGTGATTGATCTTGATGATTGGAACCTTAATTCTGCTATTTCAGAATAGGGCGCTGCTGATAGAAAGAATATTCTTCCATAGCTTTTGTATTTGATTGTTATATTATTGCATAATTCAGTTATCTTTGGATCAATGAAGTTTCAAGAATATATTCAAAGTTACAATTCTACCTAAAAAGAgcaattgaaaatgaaaacaagggACAAGATATATACCATCTTGGCTTATGGAGAAGCAAGCTGT harbors:
- the LOC105763063 gene encoding coatomer subunit delta yields the protein MVVLAASILSKSGKVLVSRQFVEMTRIRIEGLLAAFPKLLGTGKQHTYFETENVRYVYQPIEALYLVLVTNKQSNILEDLETLRLLSKLVPEYSVSLDEEGIGKTAFELIFAFDEVICLGHKENVTVAQVKQYCEMESHEEKLHKLVLQSKINETKDVMKRKASEIEKSKIDKNRGDKGGFMSMGSGRIETSLSEISIPSSGSGFGSGSGFGGLINEVDSFPTKSKGRQPSSATAPPKGSGMQLGKSQKTNQFLESLKAEGELIVEDAKPKAGQAKAATAVLTDPITLTAEEKLNVTLKRDGGMSNFDVQGTLSLQILNQEDGLIQVQIETGGNHGILFKTHPNMNKELFSNENILGLKDPNRPFPTGPAGDAAGVGLLKWRMQSADESMVPLSINCWPSVSGNETYVSIEYEASAMFDLQNVVISIPLPALREAPSIRQIDGEWRFDSRNSILEWSIVLIDNSNRSGSMEFVVPPADSSVFFPISVRFTATSTYSDLKVVNIIPLRGGAPPKFSQRTNLVTENYQVM